The Candidatus Eremiobacteraceae bacterium genome window below encodes:
- a CDS encoding MFS transporter, giving the protein MADAAVVYPRTTRILVLIATILGSSMVFIDGTVVNIALPVIQTALHANAIDMQWVVNAYTLFLAALMLVGGSLGDHFGRRRVFIVGTVIFAAASAWCGFAPDVHHLIIARGLQGIGSALLTPGSLAIISTTFDAKTRGRAIGTWSSFTALMATIGPALGGAIVQYASWRWIFFLNIPLAIAVVAISAIGVPESHDNERVHHLDWTGSALATIGLAGLTYGLITAGGVGFGDPQVIVSLILGALALAAFLAVEARSPAPMMPLKLFASPTFSGANLLTFLLYAALAGILFFVPFDLIQVQHYPPTVAGLSMIPFVVLMVALSPWAGGLVARYGSKLPLVIGPAIATAGFALFALPGIGGSYWTTFFPAFVVLGLGMVVTVAPLTTTVLESVDQSDAGLASAINNAVSRAAGLFAVAVMSLVVLSVFSMKLDTSLNALAMPPQLRAHVDAHMAAQRTKLAQATAPADVPADIRDEVQGAVARSYVSAFRVAMLLGALLALASAIVAALFIPARPN; this is encoded by the coding sequence ATGGCTGACGCAGCCGTCGTCTATCCGCGCACGACGCGCATCCTCGTCCTCATCGCCACCATCCTCGGCTCGAGCATGGTCTTCATCGACGGGACGGTCGTCAACATCGCCCTGCCGGTCATACAGACCGCCCTGCATGCGAACGCCATCGACATGCAGTGGGTCGTGAACGCCTACACGCTGTTCCTGGCAGCGCTGATGCTCGTCGGCGGCTCGCTCGGCGATCATTTCGGACGCCGGCGCGTGTTCATCGTCGGCACGGTGATCTTCGCCGCCGCTTCGGCGTGGTGCGGGTTCGCCCCCGACGTCCATCATCTGATCATCGCGCGCGGCTTGCAGGGCATCGGCAGCGCGCTGCTCACGCCGGGAAGCCTGGCTATCATCAGCACGACGTTCGACGCCAAGACGCGCGGGCGCGCGATCGGCACGTGGTCGTCGTTCACCGCGCTGATGGCGACGATCGGACCGGCGCTCGGCGGAGCGATCGTGCAATACGCATCGTGGCGCTGGATCTTCTTCCTCAACATCCCGCTCGCGATCGCGGTCGTGGCGATCTCGGCGATCGGCGTGCCGGAAAGCCACGATAACGAGCGCGTCCATCATCTGGACTGGACGGGCTCGGCCCTGGCGACCATCGGCCTCGCCGGCCTCACCTACGGGCTGATCACCGCAGGCGGAGTAGGCTTCGGCGATCCGCAGGTGATCGTGTCGCTGATCCTTGGCGCGCTGGCGCTCGCCGCCTTTCTCGCCGTCGAAGCGCGCTCACCCGCCCCGATGATGCCGCTCAAGCTGTTCGCATCGCCGACGTTCTCCGGCGCGAACCTGCTCACGTTTTTGCTCTACGCAGCGTTGGCCGGCATACTCTTCTTCGTCCCCTTCGACCTCATCCAGGTGCAGCACTATCCGCCGACCGTGGCCGGGCTTTCGATGATACCGTTCGTCGTGCTCATGGTCGCGCTATCGCCATGGGCCGGCGGCTTGGTAGCGCGCTATGGTTCGAAACTGCCGCTGGTGATCGGCCCGGCGATCGCCACAGCCGGCTTCGCTTTGTTCGCGCTGCCCGGCATCGGCGGCAGCTATTGGACGACGTTCTTTCCGGCGTTCGTCGTTCTCGGACTCGGGATGGTCGTCACCGTCGCGCCGCTGACGACCACGGTGCTCGAATCGGTCGACCAAAGCGACGCCGGTCTCGCGTCTGCGATCAACAACGCCGTCTCGCGAGCGGCGGGCCTGTTCGCGGTCGCCGTGATGAGCTTAGTCGTCTTGTCGGTATTCAGCATGAAGCTCGACACGTCGCTCAACGCGTTGGCGATGCCGCCGCAACTGCGGGCCCACGTCGACGCGCACATGGCGGCGCAACGCACCAAGCTGGCCCAAGCGACTGCGCCCGCCGACGTCCCGGCGGATATACGCGACGAAGTGCAAGGCGCTGTAGCGCGCTCGTACGTCAGCGCGTTCCGGGTCGCGATGCTCCTCGGCGCGCTGCTCGCGTTGGCGAGCGCGATCGTGGCCGCGCTTTTCATCCCAGCAAGGCCGAACTAG
- a CDS encoding VOC family protein — MPRPVHFEINADEPARAAKFYSGVFGWKITKWDGPLDYWLVDTGEGDTGINGGIVPRMQPNVATVNTIAVDDLDGYLAKVEAAGGTIMRAKYMVPGIGWLAYVIDTDGNPFGMLQPTDEAT; from the coding sequence ATGCCCAGACCAGTGCATTTCGAGATCAATGCCGACGAGCCAGCTCGCGCCGCCAAGTTCTATTCGGGCGTGTTCGGTTGGAAGATAACCAAGTGGGATGGCCCTTTGGACTACTGGCTGGTCGACACGGGCGAGGGCGATACCGGCATCAACGGCGGCATCGTGCCTCGGATGCAACCCAACGTCGCGACGGTCAACACGATCGCCGTCGATGATCTCGATGGCTATCTCGCGAAGGTCGAGGCGGCCGGCGGAACGATCATGCGGGCCAAGTACATGGTACCCGGCATCGGCTGGCTTGCTTACGTCATCGACACGGACGGCAACCCGTTCGGGATGCTGCAGCCGACCGACGAGGCGACCTAG
- a CDS encoding zinc-ribbon domain containing protein produces the protein MYTDQLITCVDCGNQFTFTAGEQEFYEQKGFQNKPSRCPDCRQARKASRMGGGGGGGGGSRGYGGGGGQREMFKATCSSCGGVAEVPFQPRGDKPVYCRDCFQKQRSAY, from the coding sequence GTGTATACCGATCAACTCATCACCTGCGTCGACTGCGGGAATCAATTCACGTTCACCGCTGGCGAACAGGAGTTCTACGAACAAAAGGGGTTCCAGAACAAACCCAGCCGTTGCCCCGATTGCCGGCAGGCCCGCAAGGCCAGCCGCATGGGCGGCGGTGGCGGTGGCGGCGGCGGAAGCCGTGGCTACGGCGGCGGCGGCGGCCAGCGCGAGATGTTCAAAGCGACATGCTCGAGCTGCGGCGGAGTCGCAGAGGTTCCGTTCCAGCCCCGCGGCGACAAGCCGGTGTACTGCCGCGACTGCTTCCAAAAGCAGCGCTCGGCGTACTAA
- a CDS encoding DUF5602 domain-containing protein: MFFSRIFVGCAAVALFASVAAADTAATTPPLPPGMTPAVYKMIMTPGSPQPSGLPADVEPKSGCIPTMGFHYAAPGKFPFGPIYGWYQGQPIFTEVMIPQSAFEQGMSWNEVLVPLAGHQIDHVDIWFEPHGHPGYEVPHYDIHAWYVKHDVHMYYCGNTSGKKPIWL, encoded by the coding sequence TTGTTTTTTTCAAGGATCTTCGTCGGGTGCGCCGCAGTCGCGCTTTTTGCCTCGGTTGCGGCAGCGGATACGGCAGCGACCACGCCGCCCTTGCCGCCGGGCATGACCCCAGCGGTCTACAAGATGATCATGACACCCGGCAGTCCTCAGCCGTCCGGATTGCCGGCGGACGTCGAACCCAAGTCCGGGTGCATTCCTACGATGGGCTTCCATTACGCCGCCCCAGGCAAGTTCCCGTTCGGCCCGATCTATGGCTGGTACCAGGGCCAACCCATCTTCACCGAGGTGATGATCCCGCAGTCGGCCTTCGAGCAAGGGATGAGTTGGAATGAGGTCCTGGTGCCGTTGGCCGGCCATCAGATCGATCACGTCGACATCTGGTTCGAGCCGCACGGCCATCCGGGCTATGAAGTGCCGCACTACGACATCCATGCGTGGTACGTGAAGCACGACGTCCACATGTACTACTGCGGAAACACGTCCGGCAAGAAGCCGATCTGGCTGTAG
- a CDS encoding acyl-CoA dehydratase activase: MGYIAGIDIGARATKVALIGRDGALRGSHIARTRPPFEDLVEGALGAALDAMGASRSDIEYVITTGFGRASYMERDTQVTDISAGAFGATHLFPGTRGVIDIGSQSTRAIHVDPVGRVKEFKSNDKCAAGAGGFVERAARYLEIDLEEAGELGLAGDNPVTISSICAVLAESEIINHVSQGSSVEDIVRGIHNSLAERAVALLKRVGIEAEITLVGGMARQRGMVKALVEALGQELNVPEQPEIVNALGAALLAKRRLEKAAA; encoded by the coding sequence ATGGGATACATCGCCGGCATCGACATCGGAGCGCGCGCTACCAAGGTGGCGCTGATCGGCCGCGACGGCGCGCTGCGCGGATCGCACATCGCGCGCACGCGGCCGCCGTTCGAGGATCTCGTCGAGGGTGCGCTCGGCGCGGCGCTCGACGCCATGGGCGCCTCGCGCAGCGACATCGAGTACGTCATCACCACCGGCTTCGGCCGGGCGAGCTACATGGAGCGCGACACGCAGGTCACCGACATCTCAGCGGGTGCGTTCGGCGCGACGCATCTCTTCCCGGGCACGCGCGGCGTCATCGATATCGGGTCGCAGAGCACTCGCGCCATCCATGTTGACCCGGTCGGCCGCGTGAAGGAGTTCAAGTCCAATGACAAGTGCGCAGCGGGGGCCGGCGGGTTCGTCGAGCGTGCCGCGCGCTACCTCGAGATCGATCTCGAGGAGGCCGGCGAGTTGGGGTTGGCGGGGGACAACCCAGTCACCATCTCGAGCATTTGCGCCGTGCTCGCCGAATCGGAGATCATCAACCACGTGAGCCAGGGGAGCTCGGTTGAAGACATCGTGCGTGGGATCCACAATTCGCTGGCCGAGCGCGCGGTCGCGCTGCTCAAGCGCGTCGGGATCGAGGCCGAGATCACGCTCGTGGGCGGCATGGCTCGACAGCGCGGCATGGTGAAAGCGCTCGTCGAGGCGCTCGGGCAGGAGCTGAACGTTCCCGAACAGCCGGAGATCGTCAATGCGCTCGGCGCGGCGCTGCTGGCCAAGCGGCGGCTCGAGAAGGCTGCGGCGTGA
- a CDS encoding acyl-CoA dehydratase activase has translation MAFAAGVDVGSTQTKCVIVDEGNAIVARALINTGSNVTRAAERAFEQALEAVSMSRADVACVAGTGYGRFKVTFGDLQITEISCHAKGACSVFPGTRTVIDMGGQDAKGIKVQDGEVLDFVMNDKCAAGTGRFLATAAEALNQPLDAIGELSLQARNPVRLSTVCTVFVESDIMAYLAQGKKVPDILGGIHGAIAARTIALVRRVGLEPEITFTGGVSLNIGMVRALEERLGTRVNVCDDSHFMGAIGAAAFALERAMANAVAPVPGVAGAAGAA, from the coding sequence ATGGCTTTCGCAGCAGGCGTCGACGTCGGATCCACGCAGACCAAGTGCGTCATCGTCGACGAGGGCAACGCGATCGTGGCCCGCGCGCTCATCAACACCGGCTCCAACGTCACGCGGGCGGCCGAGCGCGCCTTCGAGCAGGCGCTCGAGGCCGTTTCGATGTCGCGCGCGGACGTCGCGTGCGTTGCAGGCACCGGCTACGGGCGCTTCAAGGTGACCTTTGGCGACCTGCAGATCACCGAGATCAGCTGTCACGCCAAGGGTGCGTGTTCGGTGTTCCCCGGCACGCGCACCGTCATCGACATGGGCGGACAAGACGCCAAGGGCATCAAGGTGCAAGACGGCGAGGTGCTCGACTTCGTGATGAACGACAAGTGCGCGGCCGGCACCGGGCGTTTTCTGGCGACGGCGGCCGAGGCGCTCAATCAGCCGCTCGACGCCATCGGCGAGCTGTCGCTCCAGGCGCGCAATCCGGTGCGCCTGTCCACCGTCTGCACGGTGTTCGTCGAGTCGGACATCATGGCGTACCTCGCGCAGGGCAAGAAGGTTCCCGACATTCTCGGGGGTATCCACGGCGCGATCGCCGCGCGCACCATCGCGCTCGTCCGGCGCGTGGGTCTCGAGCCGGAGATCACGTTCACCGGCGGCGTGTCGCTAAATATCGGCATGGTGCGCGCGCTCGAAGAGCGGCTCGGCACGCGCGTCAACGTGTGCGACGATTCGCACTTCATGGGCGCGATCGGCGCCGCCGCATTCGCGCTCGAGCGCGCGATGGCGAACGCCGTCGCGCCCGTACCCGGCGTGGCCGGCGCAGCGGGCGCGGCGTAA
- a CDS encoding 2-hydroxyacyl-CoA dehydratase family protein produces the protein MKESAVAVTAEYQGRLHHLQKELMAQYYRELTESSEGHGKKAAYLLIGGNPVELLRAFDILPVYPEVNALQLAVKKQSLGHIQAAEGMGYSTDNCAYVKADIGLYFSGRKTPFATIPEPDLLLCNYVGCNVYLHWFDHLAQYTKRPAFHLDVPFIRTKSGGPTNDDFAYVMRQLRQLIEVCEGITGRRLDEDKLREAVTLSSKTGELWSKIKHLTKRTPSPYDAYFDSVTMMAPLYCLRGTPAGVEFFETAYAEYAAKADAGEGPLAREDVRFVIEGPPPWPYLRQFRDMFSRWNAVAVASTYSTVGGLWEFGFVHDPDKPLESIAEHLLRWNLTNRNFLQRYDQIERYLEEWHADALVIHSVKSCRLFSAGQGDMREYFTKRGVSTLLVESDLEDPRYFSEAQMRNRIDAFFESLAHRKLTHAQA, from the coding sequence ATGAAGGAGTCAGCCGTGGCCGTGACCGCCGAATACCAAGGCCGCTTGCACCATCTCCAAAAGGAGCTGATGGCGCAGTACTACCGCGAGCTCACGGAATCGTCCGAAGGGCATGGGAAGAAGGCCGCCTACCTGCTCATCGGCGGCAATCCGGTGGAGTTGCTGCGCGCGTTCGATATCCTGCCCGTGTATCCGGAGGTCAACGCGCTGCAGCTGGCGGTCAAGAAGCAATCGCTCGGACACATCCAGGCGGCCGAAGGCATGGGCTACTCCACCGACAATTGCGCGTACGTCAAAGCCGACATCGGTTTGTACTTCTCCGGACGCAAGACGCCGTTCGCGACGATTCCAGAACCGGATCTGCTGCTATGCAACTACGTCGGCTGCAACGTCTACCTGCACTGGTTCGACCACCTCGCCCAGTACACCAAGCGGCCCGCGTTCCACCTCGACGTCCCGTTCATCCGCACCAAGTCGGGCGGGCCGACGAACGACGATTTCGCGTACGTCATGCGTCAACTGCGCCAGCTGATCGAGGTGTGCGAAGGCATCACCGGCCGCCGGCTCGACGAGGACAAGCTGCGCGAGGCGGTCACGCTGTCGTCGAAGACCGGCGAGCTGTGGTCGAAGATCAAGCACCTCACCAAGCGCACGCCGTCGCCGTACGACGCCTATTTCGATTCGGTGACGATGATGGCGCCGCTGTACTGCCTGCGCGGCACGCCGGCCGGCGTCGAGTTCTTCGAGACCGCGTATGCGGAATACGCGGCCAAGGCCGACGCGGGCGAAGGGCCGTTGGCGCGCGAGGACGTCCGTTTCGTCATCGAAGGGCCGCCGCCGTGGCCGTACCTGCGACAATTCCGCGACATGTTCTCGCGCTGGAACGCCGTCGCGGTAGCGTCCACGTATTCGACGGTCGGCGGCCTTTGGGAGTTCGGATTCGTCCATGATCCGGATAAGCCGCTCGAGAGCATCGCCGAGCACCTGCTGCGCTGGAATCTCACTAATCGCAATTTCTTGCAGCGCTACGACCAGATCGAACGCTATCTCGAGGAGTGGCACGCGGACGCGCTTGTGATCCATTCGGTGAAGAGCTGCCGCCTGTTCTCCGCCGGCCAAGGCGACATGCGCGAGTATTTCACGAAGCGCGGCGTGTCGACGCTGCTCGTCGAGTCGGATCTTGAGGATCCGCGCTATTTCTCCGAGGCGCAGATGCGCAACCGCATCGACGCGTTCTTCGAGTCGCTCGCCCATCGCAAACTCACTCACGCGCAGGCATAG
- a CDS encoding 2-hydroxyacyl-CoA dehydratase, producing MALQLESSFDQIVDRCVESIESLDFAEAKAWKRASEGRALAGCFPVYSPLEIFHAAGALPVGLVGGGNRLEIAHADSRFQSFICSIVKSTLELGMTGKLDDFDGLVFHSICDPARNLASVYQRNFPDTKIEYIHFPQRIGAPDAVDYLAAEYARIALWAGELTGRPPSADDLRASIELYDAIRARIRALYALRSERPHLLSTRELYALVRYGHGVPPDVHLGVLDEALAQVAQRGGKPKDRARVVLIGSFCEQPPLDLIASIESAGCYIVDDDFLLGRRFFTEDVGADCDQPLVRLADAYVRRSVDSSVKHDLGHSKAERLVERARAQRADAVVVLTAKFCEPALFDYALYRKALQEAHLPHVFLEFEEKMWLFDKIKSEIETFVESLLFA from the coding sequence ATGGCGCTGCAGCTCGAATCGTCTTTCGACCAGATCGTCGATCGCTGCGTCGAGTCGATCGAATCGCTCGATTTCGCCGAGGCCAAGGCGTGGAAACGCGCGTCGGAGGGGCGCGCGCTGGCCGGCTGCTTCCCGGTCTACTCTCCGCTGGAGATTTTCCACGCGGCCGGAGCGCTGCCGGTCGGCCTTGTTGGCGGCGGCAACCGGCTTGAGATCGCGCATGCGGATTCGCGCTTCCAGTCGTTCATCTGCTCGATCGTCAAGAGCACGCTCGAGCTCGGCATGACCGGCAAGCTCGACGATTTCGACGGGCTGGTCTTCCATTCGATCTGCGATCCCGCGCGCAACCTCGCGAGCGTCTATCAGCGCAATTTCCCGGACACCAAGATCGAATACATCCATTTCCCGCAGCGCATCGGCGCGCCCGACGCCGTGGACTATCTCGCGGCAGAATACGCACGCATCGCGCTCTGGGCCGGCGAACTGACCGGCCGGCCCCCGTCCGCCGACGATCTGCGCGCGAGCATCGAGCTGTACGACGCGATACGGGCGCGCATCCGCGCGCTGTACGCGCTGCGGAGCGAGCGGCCCCACCTGCTCTCGACGCGAGAGCTCTACGCGCTCGTGCGCTATGGGCACGGCGTGCCCCCCGACGTCCACCTCGGCGTGCTCGACGAGGCGCTCGCACAAGTAGCGCAGCGCGGCGGCAAACCGAAGGATCGTGCCCGCGTGGTCCTCATCGGATCATTCTGCGAGCAGCCGCCGCTCGATCTCATCGCTTCCATCGAAAGCGCAGGCTGCTATATCGTGGACGACGATTTCCTCCTCGGACGGCGCTTCTTCACCGAGGACGTCGGCGCCGACTGCGATCAGCCGCTCGTGCGGTTGGCCGACGCCTACGTCCGGCGCAGCGTCGACTCGAGCGTCAAGCACGACTTGGGCCATTCGAAGGCGGAACGGCTGGTCGAGAGAGCGCGCGCGCAACGGGCCGATGCGGTCGTCGTGCTCACCGCCAAGTTCTGCGAGCCCGCGTTGTTCGATTACGCGCTGTATCGCAAAGCGCTGCAAGAAGCGCATCTGCCCCACGTCTTTCTCGAGTTCGAAGAGAAGATGTGGCTGTTCGACAAGATCAAGAGCGAGATCGAGACGTTCGTAGAATCGCTGCTGTTCGCATGA
- a CDS encoding zinc-binding dehydrogenase gives MKAAVFHGAHRPLALEERPIPQPGHGEITVKVAACGLCHTDLHYIDHDVPTFQKPPLVLGHEASGTVALVGAGAERWHEGDRVLIPALLTCGACDACRRGRENICERGIMPGNHIDGAYAEYVRVPAKDPLPLPEDLPLQEACLIADAVSTPYHAVVNRGEVQAGQRVVVFGCGGVGVNVVQIAAAVGAQVWAVDLQAERLERALRFGATAVIDASKTDSVAKAVKRETGGGADVAFEAIGNPQTMRAAFDSLRRGGRLVVVGYSERELTLAAAKIMFNEMDVRGSLGCRPVDYPRVIDMARRGVIAVEPLVTGRFSLDDINAGLDELRSGRGLRNIVIPTA, from the coding sequence ATGAAGGCCGCGGTCTTCCACGGCGCGCATCGGCCGCTCGCATTAGAGGAGCGACCGATACCGCAGCCCGGCCACGGCGAGATCACCGTGAAGGTCGCCGCGTGCGGCCTGTGCCACACCGATCTGCATTACATCGATCACGACGTGCCGACGTTCCAGAAGCCCCCGCTGGTACTGGGCCACGAGGCATCGGGGACGGTCGCGCTGGTCGGGGCTGGCGCTGAGCGCTGGCACGAAGGCGACCGCGTGCTCATCCCCGCGCTGCTCACCTGCGGCGCATGCGACGCTTGCCGGCGCGGCCGCGAGAACATCTGCGAGCGTGGCATCATGCCCGGCAATCATATCGACGGCGCTTATGCCGAGTACGTGCGCGTGCCCGCGAAGGATCCGCTGCCGCTGCCCGAAGACCTGCCGCTCCAAGAGGCGTGCCTCATCGCCGACGCGGTGTCCACGCCATACCACGCGGTGGTCAATCGCGGCGAGGTGCAGGCCGGACAGCGTGTGGTGGTCTTCGGCTGTGGCGGCGTCGGAGTCAACGTCGTGCAGATCGCGGCCGCCGTCGGCGCGCAGGTCTGGGCCGTGGACCTGCAGGCCGAGCGGCTCGAGCGGGCGCTGCGCTTCGGCGCAACCGCGGTCATCGACGCTTCGAAGACCGACTCGGTCGCAAAAGCGGTCAAGCGCGAGACCGGCGGCGGCGCCGACGTGGCGTTCGAGGCGATCGGCAACCCCCAGACCATGCGCGCTGCGTTCGACAGCTTGCGGCGCGGCGGGCGTCTGGTCGTCGTCGGGTACTCGGAGCGCGAGCTCACGCTCGCCGCCGCCAAGATCATGTTCAACGAGATGGACGTGCGCGGTTCGCTGGGCTGCCGGCCGGTGGACTATCCGCGCGTGATCGACATGGCGCGGCGCGGCGTCATCGCGGTAGAACCGCTGGTCACCGGGCGCTTCAGCCTCGACGACATCAATGCCGGCCTTGACGAGCTGCGCAGCGGCCGCGGCCTGCGCAACATCGTGATCCCGACGGCGTAG
- a CDS encoding enoyl-CoA hydratase/isomerase family protein: MTQVAEPSAATADVLYAVEDRVATITLNRPEAYNAYTTETLRHLHEALRTAMWDDEVGVVVLTGAGRTAFCTGGDVKEYEARYLRKPEDFWKYMVLFQDCLDSLRTMGKPTIARLNGMAVGGGNEMNMACDLAIAADHVTIRQVGARVGSVAAGGATQWLPIMVGDRRAREMLYLCRPISAQQAFEWGLVNRVVPFDQLDAAVRDFCDELLAKFPGCLSYTQCQVNYWKDQAWYATIGHAREWLALHFGHSETAEGMKAFVEKRAPDYAAVRRQRAR, translated from the coding sequence ATGACACAGGTCGCCGAACCATCGGCTGCGACCGCCGACGTCCTCTACGCCGTCGAAGACCGCGTCGCGACGATCACGCTCAACCGCCCCGAGGCGTACAACGCCTATACGACCGAAACGCTGCGCCATCTCCATGAGGCGCTGCGCACGGCGATGTGGGATGACGAAGTCGGCGTCGTCGTGCTCACGGGCGCCGGCCGCACCGCATTTTGCACCGGCGGCGACGTCAAAGAGTACGAAGCGCGCTACCTGCGCAAGCCCGAGGACTTCTGGAAGTACATGGTGCTGTTTCAGGACTGCCTCGACTCGTTGCGCACCATGGGCAAGCCGACCATCGCGCGGCTCAACGGGATGGCGGTCGGCGGCGGCAACGAGATGAACATGGCGTGCGACCTCGCGATCGCCGCCGATCATGTGACCATCCGCCAGGTCGGCGCGCGGGTCGGCAGCGTCGCCGCGGGCGGCGCCACGCAGTGGCTGCCCATCATGGTGGGCGATCGCCGTGCGCGCGAGATGCTGTATCTGTGCCGCCCGATCAGCGCACAGCAAGCGTTCGAGTGGGGCCTCGTCAACCGTGTGGTGCCGTTCGATCAGCTCGATGCCGCCGTGCGCGACTTCTGCGACGAACTGCTGGCCAAGTTCCCGGGCTGCCTCAGCTACACGCAGTGCCAAGTCAACTATTGGAAGGATCAGGCGTGGTATGCGACGATCGGCCACGCGCGCGAATGGCTCGCGCTGCACTTCGGCCATTCCGAGACCGCCGAAGGCATGAAAGCGTTCGTCGAGAAGCGCGCGCCGGACTACGCCGCCGTGCGCCGCCAGAGAGCGCGATGA
- a CDS encoding enoyl-CoA hydratase-related protein: MSDRIVVNRDGRLGRITLRAGALNVLDTADVRHLEQVICELDDCAVVLLHAESDRAFCAGMEVADHLPDRAPAMLEAVDRLCVAFLAASPVTVAKIGAPAIGGGLELVLLCDLAICSHRAKFSLPEITLAALPPIACGLLAQAIGSRRAADLILTGRTIDAATAELWGIVREAVPAERLDAAASDLCQSLLSLSADALRCCKRAIRAGNVEEAVHIYIQDLVPTPDAAEGINAFLERRKPEFGRVLPAQEVAP; this comes from the coding sequence ATGAGCGATCGCATCGTCGTCAATCGCGACGGCCGGCTGGGCCGCATCACGCTGCGCGCCGGCGCCCTCAACGTGCTCGACACGGCAGACGTCCGGCATCTCGAGCAGGTGATCTGCGAGCTCGATGACTGCGCGGTCGTCCTGCTCCACGCCGAGAGCGACCGCGCGTTCTGCGCGGGTATGGAGGTCGCCGACCACCTGCCCGATCGCGCGCCCGCCATGCTAGAGGCCGTCGACAGACTCTGCGTCGCGTTCCTCGCAGCGTCGCCTGTCACGGTCGCCAAGATCGGCGCACCGGCGATCGGCGGCGGGTTGGAGCTTGTGCTGTTGTGCGATCTCGCCATCTGCTCGCACCGCGCGAAGTTCTCGCTGCCGGAGATCACGCTTGCCGCCCTGCCGCCGATCGCGTGCGGTCTGCTCGCGCAGGCGATCGGCAGCCGGCGTGCCGCCGATCTCATCCTGACCGGTCGCACCATCGACGCCGCTACCGCGGAGCTGTGGGGGATCGTGCGCGAAGCGGTGCCGGCGGAGCGGCTCGACGCAGCCGCGAGCGACTTGTGCCAGTCGCTGCTGTCGCTATCAGCCGACGCGCTGCGCTGCTGCAAGCGCGCGATCCGCGCGGGCAACGTCGAGGAAGCCGTGCACATCTACATCCAGGACCTAGTACCGACGCCCGACGCCGCCGAGGGCATCAACGCGTTCCTCGAACGGCGCAAGCCCGAATTCGGGCGGGTACTGCCCGCTCAGGAGGTTGCTCCATGA
- a CDS encoding TetR family transcriptional regulator, with protein MASFDQRLLTALDAAEAVFAGKGYDGASMRDIAGAAGMSIAGLYYYLPSKQHALELVCERAFGALFDSLDRAVAGAAAPDAKLRAFMRGHLRFVVAHPGAFRVLLYDMDALEGQARSAIQERRRRYFARATELVMSVARSQPSPVSSRVATGALFGMMNWTPMWQHGGDAAEAAAIADQMCELYLRGITPPQATEVVA; from the coding sequence ATGGCGAGTTTCGACCAGCGGCTGCTCACCGCGCTGGATGCCGCGGAAGCGGTGTTCGCCGGCAAGGGATATGACGGGGCGAGCATGCGGGACATCGCGGGCGCCGCCGGCATGAGCATCGCCGGTCTTTACTATTATCTACCGAGCAAACAGCACGCGCTCGAGCTGGTCTGCGAGCGCGCGTTCGGCGCGCTGTTCGACTCCCTCGATCGCGCTGTCGCCGGCGCGGCGGCGCCCGATGCGAAGCTGCGGGCGTTCATGCGCGGCCATCTGCGCTTCGTCGTGGCGCACCCGGGGGCGTTTCGCGTCTTGCTCTACGACATGGATGCGCTCGAAGGTCAGGCGCGCAGCGCGATCCAGGAGCGGCGCCGGCGCTACTTCGCGCGCGCGACCGAACTCGTCATGTCGGTCGCCCGATCGCAGCCATCCCCCGTATCAAGCCGCGTAGCGACCGGCGCGCTCTTCGGCATGATGAACTGGACGCCGATGTGGCAGCACGGCGGCGATGCCGCAGAGGCCGCCGCGATCGCGGACCAGATGTGCGAGTTGTATCTGCGCGGCATCACGCCGCCCCAGGCAACGGAGGTCGTGGCATGA